One Gaiella occulta genomic region harbors:
- a CDS encoding glycosyltransferase, whose protein sequence is MTGELTILVAARDEEERIAATVLGLRDLFPEAAVVVADDGSRDGTAAAAERAGARVIRLQRRGKGQALALAERRCPPGPLLLCDADLAGDLRPLVGTGADLAIAAFARRQGGGFGIAKRAARALIRARAGFDAGEPLSGQRALSPRARAAVFPVAAGFGVETRMTIDAVRAGLQVREIELDLAHRATGRDLRGFLHRGRQLAQIVLACGPQGVNFRGLRLPLVGALVGLAQPSSAPVAAIGLADDLWSGPERGFCGHLRGGATTGTLKLVGIPLYALLRTRSLSGALLVGLCANTVNQLDTRPGRALKGFALGALLLRRVPRGAAGMAVLLAPYDLREMAMLGDAGSNALGAVLGFASVRTLTGRRRWGAIGALAALTLVGERRSLGRLIESTPLLRELDAAGRTP, encoded by the coding sequence GTGACGGGCGAGCTCACCATCCTCGTCGCCGCCCGTGACGAGGAGGAGCGGATCGCGGCCACGGTGCTCGGGCTGCGCGACCTCTTCCCCGAGGCGGCCGTCGTCGTCGCCGACGACGGCTCCCGGGACGGCACGGCTGCGGCGGCGGAGCGCGCCGGCGCGCGGGTGATCAGGCTCCAGCGCCGGGGCAAGGGGCAGGCGCTCGCCCTCGCCGAGCGGCGATGCCCGCCGGGGCCGCTGCTGCTCTGCGACGCCGATCTCGCGGGCGACCTGCGGCCGCTCGTCGGCACGGGTGCCGACCTCGCGATCGCGGCCTTCGCCCGGCGCCAGGGCGGCGGCTTCGGAATCGCGAAGCGGGCGGCGCGGGCGCTCATCCGCGCGCGGGCAGGCTTCGACGCCGGTGAGCCGCTGTCGGGGCAGCGCGCGCTCTCCCCACGCGCGCGCGCCGCCGTGTTCCCGGTCGCGGCGGGCTTCGGCGTGGAGACCCGCATGACGATCGACGCGGTGCGCGCCGGCCTGCAGGTGCGCGAGATCGAGTTGGATCTGGCGCACCGGGCGACCGGGCGCGACCTGCGCGGCTTCCTCCACCGGGGGCGGCAGCTCGCCCAGATCGTGCTCGCGTGCGGCCCCCAGGGCGTCAACTTCCGGGGGCTTCGCCTGCCCCTCGTCGGAGCGCTCGTCGGCCTGGCCCAGCCGTCATCGGCCCCGGTGGCCGCGATCGGCCTCGCCGACGACCTCTGGAGCGGCCCCGAGCGGGGCTTCTGCGGCCATCTTCGCGGCGGTGCGACGACCGGCACCCTGAAGCTCGTCGGCATCCCGCTGTACGCTCTCCTGCGCACCCGCTCGCTCTCCGGCGCGCTGCTCGTCGGCCTGTGCGCGAACACCGTCAACCAGCTCGACACGCGGCCCGGACGCGCGCTCAAGGGCTTCGCGCTCGGCGCGCTCCTCCTTCGGCGCGTGCCCCGGGGGGCGGCCGGGATGGCCGTCCTGCTCGCGCCCTACGATCTTCGGGAGATGGCGATGCTCGGAGACGCGGGATCGAACGCACTGGGGGCCGTGCTAGGTTTCGCTTCCGTGCGGACGCTCACGGGACGCAGGCGGTGGGGCGCGATCGGGGCGCTGGCCGCTCTGACCCTCGTCGGTGAGCGCCGCTCGCTCGGACGCCTGATCGAGTCGACTCCCCTCCTGCGCGAGCTCGACGCCGCCGGCAGGACTCCGTGA
- a CDS encoding M20/M25/M40 family metallo-hydrolase gives MPDAVELFLELASIPSPPGEERAVADRVIGVLDEIGVPWDEDACGPAIGSTMGNVLCRLPGRVDGGVPLFLCAHLDTVPPSAPIVPTVEDGVVRNAAGTILGADDKAAVVVMLEAARRIVAAGLPHAGVELLFTPKEEVGLLGADAFDTARLEARVGYVYDQAAPIGQIILGAPYARSFEVRFHGRAAHAGMAAEEGRSAIAAAARAIADLRLGRIDEETTANVGIVSGGTARNIVPEWCVVHAEARSHDERKLAELVQEMLDTFSFAASVSDCTVEVEVVEQYRGYRFRADDLPVRLAQRALRRAGFEPSTALSGGAADANVFNQRGLQCVNLANGMIDIHTPDERIAVADLEGMVQVTLALVAAALEER, from the coding sequence GTGCCCGACGCCGTCGAGCTCTTCCTCGAGCTTGCCTCGATCCCGAGCCCTCCCGGCGAGGAGCGTGCCGTCGCCGATCGCGTGATCGGCGTCCTCGACGAGATCGGCGTGCCGTGGGACGAGGACGCGTGCGGCCCTGCGATCGGCTCGACGATGGGCAACGTGCTCTGCCGCCTGCCGGGTCGGGTCGACGGCGGCGTGCCGCTGTTCCTGTGCGCCCATCTGGACACGGTGCCGCCGTCGGCGCCGATCGTGCCGACCGTCGAGGACGGCGTCGTGCGGAACGCTGCGGGCACGATCCTCGGCGCAGACGACAAGGCCGCCGTCGTGGTCATGCTCGAGGCGGCACGGCGGATCGTCGCCGCAGGGCTCCCGCACGCCGGCGTCGAGCTGCTGTTCACGCCGAAGGAGGAGGTCGGGCTGCTCGGCGCCGACGCTTTCGACACCGCGCGCCTGGAGGCCCGCGTCGGCTACGTGTACGACCAGGCGGCGCCCATCGGCCAGATCATCCTCGGGGCTCCGTATGCGCGCTCCTTCGAGGTTCGCTTCCACGGCCGTGCCGCGCACGCGGGCATGGCGGCAGAGGAGGGGCGTTCGGCGATCGCAGCCGCCGCGCGCGCGATCGCGGATCTGCGGCTCGGCCGCATCGACGAGGAGACGACGGCGAACGTCGGCATCGTGAGCGGCGGGACGGCCCGCAACATCGTGCCCGAGTGGTGCGTCGTGCACGCCGAGGCGCGCTCCCACGACGAGCGCAAGCTCGCCGAGCTCGTGCAGGAGATGCTCGACACGTTCTCCTTCGCGGCGAGCGTGTCTGACTGCACCGTCGAGGTCGAGGTGGTCGAGCAGTACCGCGGCTACCGCTTCCGTGCCGACGACCTGCCGGTGAGGCTTGCGCAGCGGGCCCTGCGGCGGGCCGGCTTCGAGCCGTCGACCGCTCTCTCCGGTGGGGCCGCCGACGCGAACGTGTTCAACCAGCGTGGCCTGCAGTGCGTCAACCTCGCCA
- a CDS encoding CTP synthase, with translation MSDRPTKYVFVTGGVVSALGKGIVVASLGRLLKSRGLRVQAQKFDPYLNVDPGTMSPFQHGEVFVTEDGAETDLDLGHYERFIDENISRNGSHSAGAIWDTVLRKERKGEFLGATVQVIPHITNEIKARIRRGAAAQPADVVISEIGGTVGDIESLPFLEAIRQFRREVGQQNVLYLHVTLVPFIEAAGELKTKPTQHSVNELRRIGIHPDIVVCRSHEEMSEEIRDKIALFADVDLDAVIACPDVADVYLVPERLQAEGLDTLVCERLGLDTAPAVLGEWQELTDKIGRRREDVEIALVGKYIKLHDAYLSVHEALKHAGVQQGAMVRVRWFDSENMTYDEAVEELETVDGVLVPGGFGSRGWEGKILACRVAREQGIPYLGICLGMHVAVSEFARHVCGMEGANSTEMDPETPYPVIDLLPEQKEIEDLGGTMRLGAQAVELAEGTRTREVYGEPTIHERHRHRYEVNNQYREQLVAHGLVVSGTFQEGRLVEIVELPDHPWFLASQFHPEFKSRPTRPAPLFREFVAAALERARTRGRMSVQAARS, from the coding sequence GTGAGCGACCGCCCGACCAAGTACGTGTTCGTCACGGGCGGCGTCGTCTCCGCTCTCGGGAAGGGCATCGTCGTGGCATCGCTGGGTCGCCTGTTGAAGTCGCGCGGCCTGCGCGTGCAGGCGCAGAAGTTCGACCCGTACCTCAACGTCGACCCGGGAACGATGAGCCCCTTCCAGCACGGCGAGGTGTTCGTGACCGAGGACGGGGCCGAGACCGACCTCGATCTCGGCCACTACGAGCGCTTCATCGACGAGAACATCTCCCGCAACGGCAGCCACAGCGCCGGTGCGATCTGGGACACGGTGCTGCGCAAGGAGCGCAAGGGCGAGTTCCTCGGCGCCACGGTGCAGGTGATCCCCCATATCACGAACGAGATCAAGGCGCGCATCCGCCGCGGCGCCGCAGCGCAGCCGGCCGACGTCGTCATCTCGGAGATCGGCGGCACCGTCGGCGACATCGAGTCGCTGCCGTTCCTCGAGGCGATCCGGCAGTTCCGCCGTGAGGTGGGGCAGCAGAACGTCCTCTACCTGCACGTCACGCTCGTCCCGTTCATCGAAGCCGCCGGAGAGCTGAAGACGAAGCCGACGCAGCACTCCGTCAACGAGCTCCGCCGCATCGGCATCCATCCCGACATCGTCGTCTGCCGCTCGCACGAGGAGATGTCCGAGGAGATTCGCGACAAGATCGCGCTCTTCGCCGACGTCGACCTGGATGCGGTGATCGCCTGCCCGGATGTGGCCGACGTGTACCTCGTCCCCGAGCGCCTGCAGGCCGAGGGGCTCGACACGCTCGTGTGCGAGCGGCTCGGGCTCGACACTGCGCCCGCCGTGCTCGGCGAGTGGCAGGAGCTCACGGACAAGATCGGTCGACGCCGCGAGGACGTCGAGATCGCCCTCGTCGGCAAGTACATCAAGCTCCACGACGCGTACCTGTCGGTGCACGAGGCGCTCAAGCACGCAGGGGTGCAGCAGGGGGCGATGGTGCGTGTGCGCTGGTTCGACTCCGAGAACATGACCTACGACGAGGCGGTCGAGGAGCTCGAGACGGTCGACGGCGTGCTCGTCCCCGGCGGTTTCGGCTCGCGCGGGTGGGAGGGAAAGATCCTCGCGTGCAGGGTCGCGCGCGAGCAGGGCATCCCGTACCTCGGCATCTGCCTCGGCATGCACGTCGCCGTGTCGGAGTTCGCCCGCCACGTGTGTGGCATGGAGGGCGCCAACTCGACCGAGATGGACCCCGAGACGCCGTATCCGGTCATCGACCTGCTGCCCGAGCAGAAGGAGATCGAGGATCTCGGCGGCACGATGCGGCTCGGCGCGCAGGCGGTGGAGCTCGCCGAGGGCACGCGCACGCGTGAGGTCTACGGCGAGCCGACGATCCACGAGCGCCACCGGCACCGCTACGAGGTGAACAACCAGTACCGCGAGCAGCTCGTCGCGCACGGGCTCGTCGTCTCCGGCACGTTCCAGGAGGGGCGCCTGGTGGAGATCGTCGAACTGCCCGATCACCCGTGGTTTCTCGCGAGCCAGTTCCACCCGGAGTTCAAGTCGCGGCCGACGCGGCCGGCGCCGCTGTTCCGCGAGTTCGTCGCCGCCGCGCTCGAGCGGGCCCGGACGCGAGGGCGCATGTCCGTGCAGGCCGCGCGTTCATAG
- a CDS encoding copper transporter — MFDLRYHVASLTAVFVALVIGILVGIGLSGRGFVNDAERRNLMSQIASLKAERDAANGLLDAAERGRRALQDFATGTYPVLVAGRLQGKRVAVLFVGPVDPTVSFAVARAVRDAGGRIVRTRAIGVPLEEQRVQDALAAQPALDGYAGPDSIDELARGLAREFAGGGKTPLWDALDGVIVEEQSGPSRTPADAVVVARPAAPQRGPTKQFLSSLYSGLARSGAPAVGVEESGVVPSAIPAFARGGLSTVDSVETAAGRLALVLVLDGAQPGSYGVEEDAGDGVLPPIETTPPRG; from the coding sequence GTGTTCGACCTCCGCTACCACGTGGCGTCGCTGACGGCGGTCTTCGTCGCGCTCGTGATCGGGATCCTCGTCGGCATCGGCCTCTCCGGCCGCGGCTTCGTGAACGACGCCGAGCGCCGTAACCTGATGAGCCAGATCGCGTCGCTGAAGGCTGAGCGCGACGCGGCGAACGGGCTCCTCGACGCTGCCGAGCGCGGCCGGCGGGCGCTGCAGGACTTCGCAACGGGCACGTACCCGGTGCTCGTTGCGGGGCGCCTCCAGGGCAAGCGCGTCGCGGTGCTGTTCGTCGGCCCGGTCGACCCGACCGTGTCCTTCGCCGTGGCGCGGGCGGTTCGCGACGCGGGCGGACGGATCGTGCGCACGCGCGCGATCGGCGTGCCGCTCGAAGAGCAGCGCGTCCAGGACGCGCTGGCCGCCCAGCCTGCGCTCGACGGCTACGCGGGCCCGGACAGCATCGACGAGCTCGCGCGCGGGCTTGCCCGCGAGTTCGCAGGCGGTGGCAAGACCCCCCTCTGGGACGCGCTCGACGGGGTGATCGTCGAGGAGCAGTCCGGCCCTTCGCGCACGCCCGCCGACGCCGTCGTCGTCGCGCGGCCCGCAGCGCCGCAGCGCGGGCCGACCAAGCAGTTCCTCTCGTCCCTCTACAGCGGTCTCGCGCGCTCGGGCGCGCCGGCCGTCGGGGTCGAGGAGTCCGGCGTCGTGCCGAGCGCGATCCCGGCCTTCGCCCGTGGCGGCCTCTCCACCGTCGACTCCGTCGAGACGGCCGCCGGAAGGCTGGCGCTCGTGCTCGTGCTCGACGGCGCGCAGCCCGGCAGCTACGGCGTCGAGGAGGATGCGGGTGACGGCGTGCTGCCGCCGATCGAGACCACCCCGCCGCGCGGGTGA